From Medicago truncatula cultivar Jemalong A17 chromosome 7, MtrunA17r5.0-ANR, whole genome shotgun sequence, a single genomic window includes:
- the LOC11427023 gene encoding glucose-6-phosphate 1-dehydrogenase, cytoplasmic isoform, translating to MGTNEWHVERRDSIGTESPVAREVLETGTLSIVVLGASGDLAKKKTFPALFHLYKQELLPPDEVHIFGYARSKISDDELRNKLRSYLVPEKGASPKQLDDVSKFLQLVKYVSGPYDSEDGFRLLDKEISEHEYLKNSKEGSSRRLFYLALPPSVYPSVCKMIKTCCMNKSDLGGWTRVVVEKPFGRDLESAEELSTQIGELFEEPQIYRIDHYLGKELVQNMLVLRFANRFFLPLWNHNHIDNVQIVFREDFGTDGRGGYFDQYGIIRDIIQNHLLQVLCLIAMEKPVSLKPEHIRDEKVKVLESVLPIRDDEVVLGQYEGYRDDPTVPDDSNTPTFATTILRIHNERWEGVPFIVKAGKALNSRKAEIRVQFKDVPGDIFRSKKQGRNEFVIRLQPSEAIYMKLTVKQPGLEMSAVQSELDLSYGQRYQGITIPEAYERLILDTIRGDQQHFVRRDELKASWQIFTPLLHKIDRGELKPVPYKPGSRGPAEADELLEKAGYVQTHGYIWIPPTL from the exons ATGGGAACAAATGAATGGCATGTTGAAAGAAGAGATAGCATTGGTACTGAATCTCCTGTAGCAAGAGAGGTACTTGAAACTGGCACACTCTCTATTGTTGTGCTTGGTGCTTCTGGTGATCTTGCTAAGAAGAAGACATTTCCTGCACTTTTCCACCTATATAAACAG GAATTGTTGCCACCCGATGAAGTTCACATTTTTGGCTATGCAAGGTCAAAGATCTCTGATGATGAATTGAGAAACAAATTGCGTAG CTATCTTGTTCCAGAGAAAGGTGCTTCCCCTAAACAGCTAGATGATGTATCAAAGTTTTTACAATTG GTGAAATATGTAAGTGGCCCTTATGATTCTGAAGATGGTTTTCGCTTGTTGGATAAAGAGATTTCAGAGCatgaatatttgaaaaatagtaAAGAGGGTTCATCTCGGAGGCTTTTCTATCTAGCACTTCCTCCTTCAGTGTATCCGTCCGTTTGCAAGATGATCAAGACTTGTTGCATGAATAAAT CTGATCTTGGTGGATGGACACGCGTTGTTGTTGAGAAACCCTTTGGTAGGGATCTAGAATCTGCAGAAGAACTCAGTACTCAGATTGGAGAGTTATTTGAAGAACCACAAATTTATCGTATTGATCACTATTTGGGAAAGGAACTAGTGCAAAACATG TTAGTACTTCGTTTTGCAAATCGGTTCTTCTTGCCTCTTTGGAACCACAACCACATTGACAATGTGCAG ATAGTATTTAGAGAGGATTTTGGAACTGATGGTCGTGGTGGATATTTTGACCAATATGG AATTATCCGAGATATCATTCAAAACCATCTGTTGCAG GTTCTTTGCTTGATTGCTATGGAAAAACCCGTTTCTCTCAAGCCTGAGCACATTCGAGATGAGAAAGTGAAG GTTCTTGAATCAGTACTCCCTATTAGAGATGATGAAGTTGTTCTTGGACAATATGAAGGCTACAGAGATGACCCAACTGTACCGGACGATTCAAACACCCCGACTTTTGCAACTACTATTCTGCGGATACACAATGAAAGATGGGAAG GTGTTCCTTTCATTGTGAAAGCAGGGAAGGCCCTAAATTCTAGAAAGGCAGAGATTCGGGTTCAATTCAAGGATGTTCCTGGTGATATTTTCAGGA GTAAAAAGCAAGGGAGAAATGAGTTTGTTATCCGCCTACAACCTTCAGAAGCTATTTACATGAAGCTTACG GTCAAGCAACCTGGACTGGAAATGTCTGCAGTTCAAAGTGAACTAGACTTGTCATATGGGCAACGATATCAAGGGATAACCATTCCAGAGGCTTACGAGCGTCTAATTCTTGACAC AATTCGAGGTGATCAACAACATTTTGTTCGCAGAGACGAATTAAAG GCATCATGGCAAATATTCACACCGCTTTTACACAAAATTGATAGAGGGGAGTTGAAGCCGGTTCCTTACAAGCCGGGAAGTAGAGGTCCTGCAGAAGCAGATGAGTTATTAGAAAAAGCTGGATATGTTCAAACACACGGTTATATATGGATTCCTCCTACCTTATAG